In Nitratireductor mangrovi, the genomic window CCGGCACCAAGCGGCCGGTGACGCGCCTCCGGGCTCTCGGGGTCGCATCGGAACAGGCGGGCGCGGGACCGGCAATGGTTCCTTCCCGGAGAAAATCTGCCGGAACCGCGTGCGTATATTAATCATATAATATGTAAATAAGAGGTGTGAGATGATCCTGACCAGAAGGAAGGCGATGGCCCTGATGGCCACCGCAGCGCTGCTGCCGGCGGCTCGGGCTTCGGCCATGGAAACGCTCCGTTTCGGCCACGACCAGCCGCTCGGCAGCATGTATGACGCAGGTCACCAGGCGCTGAAGGCCGCGGTGGCGGAAAGGACAGGTGGCAAGCTGGCCATCGAGGTCTTCCCGGCGGCGCAACTCGGCAACGAGGTGGCGATGATCGAAGGCATGCGCCTCGGTTCGGTCGACGGTGCCGTCTCGCATGTCGCCAACGCCGCGACCGTTGTGCCGGAACTGGCGTTCTTCAGCGTCTCCTACCTGTTCCAGGACCGCGACCATTTCGAGCGCGTGATCGCAGATCCGGCCTTTCGCGCCAAGGTAGAGGAACTGATCGCAAGCAAGGAACTCGGGCTGAAGCTGCTCGGCTTCTATTCCGCGGGCGTGCGCAACATCTACACGAGGCGGGGGCCGGCCACGACGCCGGAGGAACTGGCGGGCACGAAGCTGCGCGTCATGAACAATCCCGTGGAGGCCAAGATCTGGGGCACGATCGGCGCCATACCGACGCCGATGAATTTCGGCGAGGTCTATCAGGCGCTCCAGTCGGGCGTGCTCGATGCGGCCGAGAACGCGCCCGCGGTAATCGAATCCAACAAGCATTTCGAGGCCGCCGGCACCATCATCCTCACCGAGCATCAGCGCTCGATCGCGCTCCTGCTGATGAGCCAGGCGAAGTTCGACGCCTTGGCGCCGGACTTGCAGGAGCAGTTGCTGGCGGCGGCGAGCGATGCCTCTGCCGCCGAGCGCGACCGTGATGCCCAGCTGAATGCCGAGGCGATCGAACGCATGAAGGAACGCGGCGCCGAAATCGTCCTGCCCGACAAGGCAGCGTTCGCCGCCAAGGTGGCGCCAATCCAGGACGAGGTCGCAACAAGCCTCGGCATGGAAGGCATGCTGGCGCTCATCCGCTCGCACGCCGGCTAGGAAGGGGGGCGGCGGCATGGACCGTATCCTGGTGATCGTCGACCAGGCGATCTTGCGACTTCTGGCAGTGCTCCTGGCGCTGGTGACTCTTGGCATCTTCGTCCAGGTGGTGCTCCGCTACGCAGCGGGCGCGTCATTCCTCTGGGGGGAGGAACTGTCGGTCTTCGCTTTCGTCTGGTGTATTTTCCTCGGCGCGGTGCTCAATGTGCGCCGGCGGTCCAACTTCGCCTTCGAATTTTTCGCCGACCTGCTTCCCGGACGCTGGAGTGCGGTCCAGCGCCTCATCGTCGATGCGATCGTTCTGGCCTGTTGCCTCGTGCTCCTGCGCGAGGGGCTGGCTTTCTCGGAACTCAGCATCAAGCGCCTGTCGCCCGCACTCGGCATTTCGCTTTTCGTGCCGACGCTGGCGATACCGGTGGCCAGTTTCCTGATGATCCTCGCGGTGCTCATCCACATGGCGCGCAACGCGGCGATCCTCCTCGGCAGGGAGGGTTGAGATGGGCCCGCTGACCCTGCTCTTCGCCACACTTTCGCTGGCGCTGCTTCTCGGCGTGCCGATCGGGTTCGCTCTGCTCGCGGCGTCCTTCGTCGTCATCCTCTACGAGGGGCTGCCGCTGGCTGTCGTGACGCAGCAGATGTTCAACGGGGTGAACAGTTTCACGTTGCTGGCGCTGCCGTTCTTCTTCCTGGCCGGCAACGTGATGAATGCCGGTGGTATCTCGGAACGGCTGATCAAGCTCGCGATGGCCCTGGTCGGGCACCTGCGCGGCGGCCTTGCCCATGTCAATGTCGTTGTCGGCATGTTCTTCGCCGGCATTTCCGGATCGAGCACGGCCGAAGCCGCCGGCATCGGTGCCGTGTTCATCCCCGCGATGCGCCGACGCGGCTACAGCGACAAGTTTTCCGTCAGTCTGACGGCCTGCGCCTCGACCATGGGCGTGGTCATCCCGCCGTCGATCCTGATGGTCGTCTACGGCGCCACCGGCGGCGTGTCGATCGGCGCGCTGTTCATAGCCGGCGCGCTGCCCGGCATCGCCATGGGCCTGGCGCTGATGGCCCAGTCGCACATCTATGCGGTTCGCTACGACTTCCCGCGCGAGCACCCGGAATTTCTCGGGACCCGCGCCGTTCTGTCCGGGTTCAAGGCGAGTCTCTGGCCGCTCGGCGTCCCGGTCATCATCGTGGCCGGCATGGTCGGCGGCGTGTTCACCCCTACGGAGGCTGCTTCCGTCGCGGCCGTCTACGCGCTGTTCGTCACGGTGATCGTCTATCGCGCGGTCGACTTTCGGCGGCTTTCGGAAATCTTCTCGGAAACAGCGGTGCAGTTCTCGCAGATCCTGTTCTGCGTCGCCGGCGCCTCGATCTTCGGCTGGATCCTCTCCTATTGCCGCGCGCCGGACGCGGTTACCGAATTCATCCTGACGTTCACCCAGGACTGGCGGGTTGTGATCATCCTGATCTTTCTGCTTTTCATGCTCCTGGGCACGTTCATGGACGCGCTGCCCGCTATCCTGATCTTCGTTCCGATCATCCAGCCGGTCGCCGACCAAGTCGGCATCCATCCGGTGCATCTCGGTGTCGTCGTCATCATGACGCTGGCGCTCGGCCTGCTGACACCACCCTACGGCCTTTGCGCGCTCACCGCGTGCTCGGTCGCCGGCATCCCGGTGACGCGCATCCTCGTCCAACTGCTTGTGATGATGCTTGCCCTGCTTGTGGTCGTGCTCCTGTGCGCGCTGGTGCCGGCCATCGTTCTCATTCTCCCGCAACTCCTGGTGCCACAATGGATATGAAGCCGCAGAAATCCCGCTCATCGGTCGCCGATCTCGACACGCCGGCGGTCACCATCGACCTCGACCGGGTCGACGAGAACATCGCCCGTGTGCAGCGGCGCATCGAAGGTTGCGGCCTCGTCAACCGGCCACATGTCAAGACACACAAGATACCGGCGATCGCGCAGAAGCAGATCGATGCCGGCGCCGTTGGCATCACCTGCCAGAAACTGGGCGAGGTCGAGGCGTTCGTGGAGGCGGGCGTCACCGGCGACATCCTGGTCACCTTCAACATTGTCGGTGACCTCAAGACGGAACGGCTGATGGCGCTGGTGCCGCGGGTGAAGCGCCTGGCCGTCGTGGCGGACAACGAGGTCGTGCTGCGCGGGCTGTCGGAGGCGGCGCGCCGCCACGGGCGCGACCTGCCGGTGCTGCTTGAATGCGATTCCGGCTTCGGCCGCAACGGGCTGCAGACGCCCGACGAGGCGCTCGACCTCGCCAAACTCGCTGCCCAGCTTCCGAACCTTCGTTTCGACGGGCTGTTGGTCTTTCCCAACACCGCGCCGCGAACCAAGGGGTTCTTCGAGGCCGCGGTGTCGAAATTCGAAGCCGCCGGCGTGCCCCTTCCGATCCTCTCCGGCGGCGGCACGCCCGCGCTCAACGCCCTCGAAGACTATCCGATGATGACCGAGCACCGCGCCGGTACCTACGTCTACAACGACGTCATGATGGTTCATTCCGGCGCCGCGCGGTGGGACAACTGCGCGATGACCGTGCGCACGACCGTGGTGAGCCGGCCGACCGCAGACCGCGCCATCGTCGATGCCGGCTCCAAGGTTCTCACCCGCGAGCAATATTACGTCGAGAATTTCGGCCGGGTCGCCGAGTACCCCGACGCGGTCGTCGCCAACCTGTCGGAAGAACACGGCATGCTCGACCTTTCGGCCTGCCGCGACAAGCCGAAGGTTGGTGACGTCGTCAGCATCATCCCCAACCATTGCTGCGTCGTCTCCAACATGGTCGATGAAGTGCATGGCGTGCGCGACGGCATGATCGAGGTCGTCTGGCCGGTCGCGGCGCGCGGAAAAGTCACGTGAAGATGGCGGCGGCCGGCTCGCTCTTCGACCTTGCTGGCAAGGTCGCGCTGGTAACGGGCGCGCGTGGCGGCCTTGGCCAGGCGATGGCCTTGGCGCTGGCATCGGCCGGGGCCGACATTGCCGGCCTGGGCTCGTCGCCGATGCCGGAGACCGCCGACATGGTCGCAAGGCTTGGCCGGAGGTTCCTCACGATCGGCTGCGACCTTTCCATTGCCCAGGATCTGACCGCGCCGGTCGCCAAGGCGGTCGCCGAGATCGGCGGCATCGACATCCTCGTCAACAACGCCGGTACCATCAGGCGCAGCCCCGCGCTCGATGTCGGGATCGAAGACTGGGACGCGGTGACGAATGTGAACCTGCGCTCGGCGTTCTTCCTGTCACAGGCCGTGGCGCGGCACATGGTTGAGACGAGACGCGCCGGGCGCCTGATCAACGTTGCCTCGATGCTGTCCTTCCAGGGCGGCATCAACGTCGCCTCCTACACCGCCAGCAAACACGGCATCGCCGGGATAACCCGCGCCCTGGCCAACGAGATGGCTGCGCACGGCATAACCGTGAACGCGCTCGCGCCCGGCTATTTCGCAACCGACAACACCGCGCCGCTGCGCGCCGACCCGGCCAGGAATCGTCAGATCGTCGACCGGATCCCCATCGGCCGCTGGGGTGAGCCGCGCGAGCTCGCAACGGCGGTGCTGTTCCTGGCTTCGCCGGCCAGCGCCTACGTGACGGGATCGGTGCTCACGGTCGATGGCGGCTGGCTTTCGAGATGATCATCAATCGTCCGGCGCAAAGGGTCCGGACTTCGCGGAGGAGGAGACCATGATGAAAGGTTCAATAGGATTGCTATCCCTGATCGGGGCCCTAGCGGCCGTCGCCATGCCGACGGCGGCCAGCGCGGACAAACTTGCTGACGTCCTGGCGCGCGGCAAGCTGGTCGTCGGCACCGGAAGCACCAACCCGCCCTGGCATTTTACGGACGAGAACGGCAAGCTGGTCGGCTTCGATGTCGACGTTGCCAAGATCGTCGCGAAGGGCCTGTTCGACGATCCGGAGAAGGTCGAGTTCGTCATCCAGGCGTCGGATGCGCGCATTCCCAACCTGGTTACGGACAAGGTCGACATCACCTGCCAGTTCATGACGGTGACCGCGTCGCGGGCGCAACAGGCGAATTTCACCATTCCCTACTACCGCGAGGGGGTGGGCCTGCTTCTGGCTGCCGATGGCGAGCACCAGACCTATGACGACCTCAAGGCCGCGGGCAGCGCGGTGACCGTGTCGGTGCTGCAGAACGTCTATGCTGAGGAGATGGTCCATCAGGCACTGCCCGACGCGGGCGTCGACCAATATGAAAGCGTTGACCTCATGTACCAGGCGCTCAATTCCGGCCGCGCCCACGCAGCGGCCACGGACAAGTCGTCGCTGCGCTGGTTCATGAAGCAGAACCCGGAGCGCTATCGCGACTCGGGCCATGGCTGGAACCCGCAGACCTACTCATGCGCGGTCAAGCGCGGCGACGCGGACTGGCTCCAGTTCGTCAACACGACGCTGCGCGAAGCGCTGACCGGCGTCGAGTTCGGTAACTACAGCGCCTCGTTCGAACGCTGGTTCGGCGAGGTTCCTCCCGCGCCGCAGGTCGGCTTCCCGGGCGAGTTGCGGTAGGGCCGGGCAGCGCGCGCCATGGACTATGTCCTCAATTTCGACGTGATCTGGCGAAACTTCGATCGCCTGCTCGCCGGGTTGGGGCTGGGCCTGGCGCTCGCCGTCATTTCGCTTGCGGTCGGGACCGTTATCGGCCTTGCCTGCGCCTTCGTCGTCACCGATGGACGGCGACCGGCGCGCGCGATGGTCGCTTCCTATGTGACCCTTGTCCGCAACACGCCGATCCTGGTCATCGTCCTGATCGCCTATTTCGCGCTGCCGGAGTTTGGTGTCCGCATGGGCAAGCTGCAAAGCTTCGCCGCCTCGCTCGCGCTTTATGCCGGCGCCTACCTCACAGAGGTGTTCCGCGCCGGCCTGGCCGGCGTTCCCCGCGGCGTCGTCGACGCAGGACTCGCGATCGGACTTTCCCGTTTCAAGGTCGCCCTTCTGATCCGGTTCCCGATCATGCTGCGCAATGCGCTGCCGGCACTGGGTTCGACGTTCATATCGCTTTTCAAGGACACCTCGATTGCGGCCGCCATCGCCGTGCCCGAGCTGACCTTCCAGGCGCGCCGGATCAATGTCGACAGCTTCCGGGTGGTCGAGGCCTGGATGGCGGCCAGCGCGCTCTATGTCGTCACTTGCTTCGCGATCGCGGCCGGCCTGCGCCGGCTCGAGCGCCGGTTCGCGCGGTTCTGAGGTGTCGTCATGGAGAACCTGATCGCTTCGCTCTGGGCCGCACGGTTCCAGATTGCGCAAGGGCTTGTCACCACCGCCGAGGTGTCCGCGGCACCGATTGCGCTCGGGACGATCCTTGGCCTCGCCGTGGGCATCGGCCTGTCCTACGGGCCGCGGCCACTGCGCTTGCTCATGCACTTCTATGTCGACGTGGTGCGCGGTACGCCGGTTCTGGTTCTTGTCCTGGCGAGCTTCTACGTGCTGGCCTTCCTCGGTCTTCATCTGGGCGCGAAGGCATCGGGTATCCTGGCGTTGACCGTCTTTTGCGGCGCGCATCTTGGCGAAGTGACCCGGGGCGCGCTAGCCGCGATCCCGGCGGGGCAGGTAGAGGCCGCGCGCAGTCTCGGCCTCGGCTTCGGGCGCATCCTGGCGCTGGTGCTGGTTCCGCAGGCCGTGCGGCTTGCGCTGCCGGTGTGGGTCAACACCGCGGTCGAGATCGTCAAGGCGTCGACGCTGCTCTCCGTGATTGGCGTCGGTGAATTACTGCTCAAGACCCAGGAGGTGATCGGCCGCACCTTCCTGACACTCGAATTCTATCTGCTCGCCGGGCTGCTCTATTTCGCGATCAACTATTCCATCCAGGCACTCGGTCAACGCGCCGAAAGGCGCCTCGCCATTCCGGGCCTGTAACACGCGTCCAAAGGAAAGGACCTTGCCGATGACAATCAAACGTTTCGGATCGACGCCGACCGGCCCCGGCGGTCGCGGACTGCCCTTCACCAGGGCTGCACGCGCCGGCGACTACCTGTTTGTTTCCGGACAGGTGCCGATGGGGCCGGACGGCGAGATCGTCGAGGGTTCGATCGTCGCCCAGGCGCGGCAGACGATCGAGAACGTCCGTGCCATTCTCGGCGAGCAGGGCCTCGACCTCAAGGACGTCGTCAAGGCGACCGTGTGGCTTGCCGACGCGCGCGACTTCTGGCCATTCAACAAGGTCTACAACGAATATTTCGGAGCGGCGCTGCCGGCCCGCTCCTGCGTGCGCGGCGACATGATGGTCGACTGCAAGGTCGAGATCGAGGTCATCGCCTATGCGCCCGAAAAGTGACCTCAGACGGTTCTCAAGCAGCGCCGCTCCCAGGTTTCTCCCGTCCCTTCGACCTGCTTCTTCGTCGGTTCGATCCAACCATCGGTCAGCACCAGGCCCGGGGTTCACGGTGTTGACGCGAATGTTGTCGCCGATGACCTCGTGCGCGAGGTTCTTGGAGAGCATCATCAGCGCCGCCTTGGCAACCTTGTAGATCAGCTCGTGATAAAGCGGCTGGACCGCGCAGATCGACGCGCTGTGCAGGATGCCCCCCACCGCGGCTGCGCGTCATCGGCACGACGCCTCGGGTCAGCCGCACCGCCGCCATGACATGCAGTTCCCAATAGGCCTGCCGCCGCTCGTCCAGCCCATCCTATAGCCGCAAGGCGGAGGAGAGCCGTCCACCGAATCAGAAGCGGACAGTCTTCTTTGGTACGAAATCACTAGAAAGTCGCCCAAGCAGTACGGAAGGTCCGTTGGTCGCAAATTGTCAGGTCACGGCAGAAACGCCTCCCGACAGCGGGCTTTCCGCATGAGTTGGCGAGCGACGCGCAAGGATCGCCGCTCAACTGGCCTGCACGAAAAGCGCGAGATAGCCTGCCATCGCGGCCGCGCACGTTATTCCGGCGCCAGGGAGCCAGAACCTCGGCGGTCCGGCAAAGACGGAAAGAGACCAGCGACCGACGGCATTGGACGCAACGGCCGCAAGCACGGCGAATCCCGCCATCTCACGCGACACCTCCTGCCCGGCGAGCCGCAACGCGCTCAACACCGCGACATCGACATCGAACATCCCCGACAATCCCGTCGTCGCAAGCAGCCCGACTTCGCCGAAACGTCCGGAAACCGACGCCGTCACCGTCGACACGATAGCGAACATCAGGGAAAAGGCGAGTAGCGGAATAAGGTCGAAGGGATTGCGCGTCGCCGGACCTTCGTCACCGGTCTGCCAACCACTGCGAAGCAGCAGGAGACCGGAGGCTGCGAAAACGGTGGCGGCCGCAAGCGCCGGCAACGCGACCGTCATCAGGACCCGCGGCTCGATAATGAGGACTACCCCGCACACGCGCAGGATCGAAACCATGGCGGCCAGCGCCGCCGCTCCGGCTCTCGCAAGGCAGTCGCCCTGCGTCCTTGCGGTCCGGGCTAGTGCCACCGTGACAGCGGTTGACGATACGACCGCGCCGGCCAGCGAACTGACCAGAAGTCCGCGCGAAGATCCGAGAAGTCGCGTTGCGACATAGCCGAGATAGGAAATCGCGGCCATCAGCACCGTGAAGAACCATATCTGGTACGGGTTGAGGCCGTTCCATGGATCGATCGTGTGGTCCGGCAGCATCGGCAGCACGATGGCGGTCATGACCGCGAGGATGAGCGCCGACCGCAATTCGGCCCATGTCAACCGCCTGAGCAGGTCATGCAGCACCGCCCGGCTGGCGAGAAGCACCGCCAAGGCGGTGCCGCCAGCCGCGGCGACCATATAGTCGCCGGCAACAGCAAGCGCGCCGAGCGCGAAAACGGCGATTGCGGCAACCACGCCGGTGACGCTGTAGTCGTTGTCATGGGCGGCCTCGCGCGCCTTGAACCAGGCAAAGACCGCCGTAAAGACGATGAGTCCGCTAACCAGCAGCATGATCGCGCCAGAAGCCTGGGCCAGGGCAGCGAAGATGCCGCCAAGGAGGCCGCTGAGGCCGTACGTCCGGATACCGGCGGTGCGGCTGTGGTCGGGAGCTTCGCGCTCCCGCCAGCCACGCTCGAGCCCGACCAGGAGACCGATGGCCAGTGCAAGCCCCAGGCGTGCGAGCAGCGGGTCCAAGCTCGAACCTCCGTCAGGAGGCGACAGCGGGAAGGCGTTCGCGCACCCAATTCGTGATCTCGCCAGTTGTCATGGCGCCGGAAACACGCGCGATCTCACGCCCGCCCGCAAACAGGATCATGGTCGGAATGCCGCGAATACCCAGTTCGGCCGAAGTCGCCTGGTGCCGGTCCGAGTTGAGCTTCACGAGACGGACTTCGGGTTCCAGCACGGCCGCCGCGGCTTCAAAGGCGGGGGCCATTGTCCGGCAGGGGCCGCACCAGGGAGCCCAGACATCGACAAGCACCGGCAGCGTGCCGCGGTCGATCTGGCGCCCGAGATTGTCGCCGGAAATGTCGTCCGGATGCCCGCGGAAGAGTTTTGAGGCACACTTGCCGCACTTGGCCCCGGTCGCGGGCCGCGCCTCGGGCAGCCGGTTGATGCCCCCGCAACTGCCGCAAACGACCAGCTTTTCGACCATGACTCGAACCTTGTTACTTCGTCTATTCCTGGATACTTTCGATATAGGTGACGATGTCGTCCACCTGACGTCGATCCGGCTCGAAATCCGGCATCACGGCATGACGCAGGAAAAGATCCGCCAGCATCTCGTCCCGCAGCGTTGCGAGCGGACGCCGTCGCCCGAGATGCCTGAAAGGCGGTGCTTCGGCATTCTCGCTCCCGTCGAACTGTGCCAGCGCGTGGCAGGGCGCACAATTGGCCTCGGCCAGGCGCCGACCGCGGAAAGCGCTTTCCCGGTCCGCCGCCAAAGCGGGCAGGGTCCACGAAAGCGAGCCAAGAATGAGCATCACCCCTGCAAGGGCCAGGCTGTCGTTCGTTCGGCTTGTCGTCACCAGCATCTTCGCAGCATAGACCACGTCCTGACCGCCATCCTTGATCGTGGTCAAGTCCCGCTTCGCCGCGTGCCGGCGCGGCTTTTGCCCTCGAAATGACCGAGGATGTGCGCCACGATCTCCTCCGGCTGCCCGCCAGCGTCGATTTTCTTCCAGCGGATGTCGTCGCGCTGGCGCCGCAGCTGCATCGCCAGCACGTCGATCGTCGCGTCGGAAGGACCTCCGGCCTTGCGCTCGCTGACCCGCCGTCGAAGGAGCGCGGCCCCGGCGTCAAGCCACACGCCGAAGAAGGATACGCCGGCGCCGCGCGCTGCCCCTTCGATCCTGGTGCGGTCTCCCGCTCGGTCGAACACCGCGTCAGCTACGACCGCGCCGCCTTGTCCGAGGATCGTCCCGGCCTTGCGGGCCATCTCGGCATAGACCCTTTCGGAAATCTCGGGACGATATGCTTCCTCGGCAAGCCGCGTTTCGGCGCTCACGCCGTGCATCGCCTTGCGCAGCCGGTCGCTTTCGAGAATGCGCGCCCCCGGCGGAGTGCCGACATGAGCTGCCAGGGCTTCGGCGACCGTCGTCTTGCCAGACCCGCTGAACCCGCCGATCGCGACGAGCCGCGCCGGACGATCTTCCAGCAGGGCGTTCGCGAGGTTGAAATAGGATCGTGCCTGCCCAGCCAGCACGGCGTCCTCATGTCCGCCCTCTTCCAATTGCGTCGCGGTCACATGCGCACGCACGGCCGCCCGCAGCGCCATGAAGAATGGCAGCAGCACGAAGCCGTCATCCTCTTCCGTTTCGTCGAGGTAGCGGTTCATGACCAGGTTGGCGAGGTCGGGAAGGTCGCGATGCCAAAGGTCCATCAGCAGGAAGGCGAGGTCGTAGAGGACGTCGATGCTCGCGATCTGCTCATTGAACTCGATGCAGTCGAACAGGCAGGGTTTCCCGTCGAGGACACAGATATTGCGCAGGTGCAGGTCTCCGTGGCCGCGCCGGACCTTGCCGGCCGTCGCGCGCCTGTCGAGCAGCCCGGCATGCCGGGCAAGCGCAGCGCGGAACCTCCGGTTGAGAGAATCGACCTCGATCTGCGGGAAGAGATGGCTTGTCGCAAAGCCCGCCTCGTTGATGTCGAGGACTCCGGCGATGTTGCCGCTGCCCGAGCCCGCCCGGACCACCGCCGCGACACCATGAAAGCGCTCGATCGCACGCGCAACGTCGGTCATCAGCCGCGGCGTCAGTTCGCCCTTTTCCGCTTTCCTGTCGAGCAGGCAGGACTGTTCGAACCTTTTCATCTCCACCACGGCGTCAACGGTGTCGCCCTCACCGTCAAAGGCAAGGTCGCCCACGCCTGATAGCGTTATGTACCGAACACCGAGATAGAGCCCCGGCGCCGTCGGGGCGTTGAGCTCGACCTCCTTTCGGCATGCGGAAAGCCTGAGCTGCGGCGTCGAAAAGTCGACATAGGGCAGCTTGACCGCGCGTTTCATCTTGTAGGCCCGCGTGCCTGCCAGGAAGATTCGGGAGATATGGGTTTCTATCACCTCGACCCGGTCTGCGCCCGGATGGTTGGCCGGGTCGGAAAGAAACGCGGTCACGCTGTCCTGCCGGTCGGTCGACATTTCTACACTGCCTGTGAACATTGGCGTGAGCTTCTTGTGCCGAAACGAATGAAAGAGACCCTGGTTTCCCGTCAGCGCTGCAACGTCTCGATAAATTCGGTGAGACGGTGGACGCGTTCGCGCGCAATCAACTCGCCGCCGATCGGCCCGAAAGTCTCGATGTCACCCTCCTTGAAAACCTCGCCCCAAACCGGCATCTCGCCATCATTATGGAGAGGCACGACGTAGCGGCCGTCGATCACCCAGAAAACCTTCCAGTAGGGATACTCGCCGCCATTGTCGCGCGCGAGCCCCGTCAGATCGCTCGGTGGTGCCGCAAGGTCTGCTGAGCGCGGTCCATCGCCTTGTCCGTTTTCGCCATGACATGCGGCACAGGAATTCTGGTATTCTGCCGGGCCGTAGTCACGCTCGCCGGCCAGCGCGGAAAAGCCCGCCAGAAGCAAGGTGACCGTTGTTGCGATCGTCTTCGTTGTGGTCATCACTTTTGTTGTCGCCATGTTCGAGCACGCTAGTCATCATCGAACAGTTGTCGCGACTGCACATTGATGCCGGTCAAACCACACACGGTTGCCTCATTGATCCAGCGCAAGGACGTCTTGCTGTACCCGGCCTACGTGACAGGGACTCGCATGAAGAGAGCACCCAGTTAGGCTCACGGAGAACCGGCTATGACTTTCAAGACCATTCTCGCCGTCACCGAGGCGGACGGCAGTGACGACGATCTCCACCTGGCGGCGGCCCTCTGCGAAGAGGCGGGTGCCCATCTGTCCACCTTGGTCGTCGGGATCGCGGCACCGCCTCCTGTCGGTGAATACGCCGCTGTCGTTTCCGACATCTGGGTGAAGGAGCGTCGGGACGACATCGCGAGGCTGACGTCGCGAACAAGCGGGGTTTCCGCATTTCTTGCCGCGCTTCCAGTCTCTGCCGACGTCACCAGCGAGTATGCCGAGCAGTTCTGGGCCGACGACGCCGTCGGACGCCGCGCTCGCTACGCTGACCTCGTTCTGGTCGGGCCCGGGCTCGCCGCCTCCCCGCTCCTGAGGGACAAGGTGGTGGAAGGCGTCCTGTTTGCTTCTGGCAGGCCGCTGCTTGTTGTTCCGGATAACGCGCGTGCTACCCTGAGGCCGGAACGCGTCAGCGTCGCATGGGATGGCGGCATGGAGGCGTCACGCGCGGTGCGCGAGGCGATCGACCTGCTGACCGCGGCTCGGGAGGTCCGGCTGGTTCTTATCGATCCGGTCGGGGGCGAAGAAGCCCACGGCGCCGAGCCGGGCGCCGATCTCGCCAGCTATCTCTCGCGTCACGGTGCAAAGGTCACGGTCGATCGCCTGCCGAGCGAGGGGCATCCGGTGGCTGCCATTCTGGCGCGCCATGCACGGGACACGGCGTGCGAACTCTTGGTCGCCGGTGCCTACGGGCATTCCCGCCTGCGCGAA contains:
- a CDS encoding RidA family protein — protein: MTIKRFGSTPTGPGGRGLPFTRAARAGDYLFVSGQVPMGPDGEIVEGSIVAQARQTIENVRAILGEQGLDLKDVVKATVWLADARDFWPFNKVYNEYFGAALPARSCVRGDMMVDCKVEIEVIAYAPEK
- a CDS encoding amino acid ABC transporter permease encodes the protein MDYVLNFDVIWRNFDRLLAGLGLGLALAVISLAVGTVIGLACAFVVTDGRRPARAMVASYVTLVRNTPILVIVLIAYFALPEFGVRMGKLQSFAASLALYAGAYLTEVFRAGLAGVPRGVVDAGLAIGLSRFKVALLIRFPIMLRNALPALGSTFISLFKDTSIAAAIAVPELTFQARRINVDSFRVVEAWMAASALYVVTCFAIAAGLRRLERRFARF
- a CDS encoding TRAP transporter large permease; this translates as MGPLTLLFATLSLALLLGVPIGFALLAASFVVILYEGLPLAVVTQQMFNGVNSFTLLALPFFFLAGNVMNAGGISERLIKLAMALVGHLRGGLAHVNVVVGMFFAGISGSSTAEAAGIGAVFIPAMRRRGYSDKFSVSLTACASTMGVVIPPSILMVVYGATGGVSIGALFIAGALPGIAMGLALMAQSHIYAVRYDFPREHPEFLGTRAVLSGFKASLWPLGVPVIIVAGMVGGVFTPTEAASVAAVYALFVTVIVYRAVDFRRLSEIFSETAVQFSQILFCVAGASIFGWILSYCRAPDAVTEFILTFTQDWRVVIILIFLLFMLLGTFMDALPAILIFVPIIQPVADQVGIHPVHLGVVVIMTLALGLLTPPYGLCALTACSVAGIPVTRILVQLLVMMLALLVVVLLCALVPAIVLILPQLLVPQWI
- a CDS encoding TRAP transporter substrate-binding protein yields the protein MILTRRKAMALMATAALLPAARASAMETLRFGHDQPLGSMYDAGHQALKAAVAERTGGKLAIEVFPAAQLGNEVAMIEGMRLGSVDGAVSHVANAATVVPELAFFSVSYLFQDRDHFERVIADPAFRAKVEELIASKELGLKLLGFYSAGVRNIYTRRGPATTPEELAGTKLRVMNNPVEAKIWGTIGAIPTPMNFGEVYQALQSGVLDAAENAPAVIESNKHFEAAGTIILTEHQRSIALLLMSQAKFDALAPDLQEQLLAAASDASAAERDRDAQLNAEAIERMKERGAEIVLPDKAAFAAKVAPIQDEVATSLGMEGMLALIRSHAG
- a CDS encoding transporter substrate-binding domain-containing protein, which gives rise to MMKGSIGLLSLIGALAAVAMPTAASADKLADVLARGKLVVGTGSTNPPWHFTDENGKLVGFDVDVAKIVAKGLFDDPEKVEFVIQASDARIPNLVTDKVDITCQFMTVTASRAQQANFTIPYYREGVGLLLAADGEHQTYDDLKAAGSAVTVSVLQNVYAEEMVHQALPDAGVDQYESVDLMYQALNSGRAHAAATDKSSLRWFMKQNPERYRDSGHGWNPQTYSCAVKRGDADWLQFVNTTLREALTGVEFGNYSASFERWFGEVPPAPQVGFPGELR
- a CDS encoding amino acid ABC transporter permease translates to MENLIASLWAARFQIAQGLVTTAEVSAAPIALGTILGLAVGIGLSYGPRPLRLLMHFYVDVVRGTPVLVLVLASFYVLAFLGLHLGAKASGILALTVFCGAHLGEVTRGALAAIPAGQVEAARSLGLGFGRILALVLVPQAVRLALPVWVNTAVEIVKASTLLSVIGVGELLLKTQEVIGRTFLTLEFYLLAGLLYFAINYSIQALGQRAERRLAIPGL
- a CDS encoding TRAP transporter small permease: MDRILVIVDQAILRLLAVLLALVTLGIFVQVVLRYAAGASFLWGEELSVFAFVWCIFLGAVLNVRRRSNFAFEFFADLLPGRWSAVQRLIVDAIVLACCLVLLREGLAFSELSIKRLSPALGISLFVPTLAIPVASFLMILAVLIHMARNAAILLGREG
- a CDS encoding alanine racemase translates to MDMKPQKSRSSVADLDTPAVTIDLDRVDENIARVQRRIEGCGLVNRPHVKTHKIPAIAQKQIDAGAVGITCQKLGEVEAFVEAGVTGDILVTFNIVGDLKTERLMALVPRVKRLAVVADNEVVLRGLSEAARRHGRDLPVLLECDSGFGRNGLQTPDEALDLAKLAAQLPNLRFDGLLVFPNTAPRTKGFFEAAVSKFEAAGVPLPILSGGGTPALNALEDYPMMTEHRAGTYVYNDVMMVHSGAARWDNCAMTVRTTVVSRPTADRAIVDAGSKVLTREQYYVENFGRVAEYPDAVVANLSEEHGMLDLSACRDKPKVGDVVSIIPNHCCVVSNMVDEVHGVRDGMIEVVWPVAARGKVT
- the kduD gene encoding 2-dehydro-3-deoxy-D-gluconate 5-dehydrogenase KduD: MAAAGSLFDLAGKVALVTGARGGLGQAMALALASAGADIAGLGSSPMPETADMVARLGRRFLTIGCDLSIAQDLTAPVAKAVAEIGGIDILVNNAGTIRRSPALDVGIEDWDAVTNVNLRSAFFLSQAVARHMVETRRAGRLINVASMLSFQGGINVASYTASKHGIAGITRALANEMAAHGITVNALAPGYFATDNTAPLRADPARNRQIVDRIPIGRWGEPRELATAVLFLASPASAYVTGSVLTVDGGWLSR